In a genomic window of Halostella litorea:
- the fen gene encoding flap endonuclease-1, protein MGNADLRDLAVIETVPFDDLAGSVVGVDAHNWLYRYLTTTVRWTEDGAYTTADGTEVANLIGVVQGLPKFFEGDVTPVFVWDGGPSELKADEIAERREAREQREEQLAEARERGDAVEAARLDSQTQRLTDVIHRTTRELLDLLDVPQVEAPAEGEAQAAHMARRGDVDYAGTEDYDALLFGAPETLRQLTSKGDPELMDFEATLAEHDFTWEQLVDAGILCGTDFNEGVKGIGPKTAVSAVKEHGDLWGVLEARDAYVENADVVRTLFLNPSVTDEYEFETTLSPDVAAAREYVVDEWGVSESEVERGFERIEESTSQTGLDRWT, encoded by the coding sequence ATGGGAAACGCTGACCTGCGCGACCTGGCCGTCATCGAGACGGTGCCGTTCGACGACCTCGCGGGGAGCGTCGTCGGCGTGGACGCGCACAACTGGCTGTACCGCTACCTGACGACGACGGTGCGGTGGACCGAGGACGGCGCGTACACGACCGCCGACGGCACCGAGGTGGCGAACCTGATCGGCGTCGTCCAGGGCCTGCCGAAGTTCTTCGAGGGCGACGTGACGCCGGTGTTCGTCTGGGACGGCGGCCCCTCGGAGCTGAAGGCCGACGAGATAGCGGAGCGCCGCGAGGCCCGCGAGCAGCGCGAGGAGCAACTGGCCGAGGCCCGCGAGCGCGGCGACGCCGTCGAGGCGGCCCGGCTGGACTCCCAGACACAGCGGCTCACCGACGTCATCCACCGGACGACGCGGGAGCTGCTCGACCTGCTCGACGTGCCCCAGGTCGAGGCCCCGGCGGAGGGCGAGGCGCAGGCCGCCCACATGGCCCGGCGGGGCGACGTCGACTACGCCGGGACGGAGGACTACGACGCCCTGCTGTTCGGCGCGCCCGAGACGCTCCGCCAGCTGACGAGCAAGGGCGACCCCGAACTGATGGACTTCGAGGCGACGCTCGCCGAACACGACTTCACCTGGGAACAGCTCGTCGACGCCGGGATCCTCTGTGGCACGGACTTCAACGAGGGCGTCAAGGGCATCGGCCCGAAGACCGCCGTCTCGGCGGTGAAGGAACACGGCGACCTCTGGGGCGTACTGGAGGCCCGCGACGCCTACGTCGAGAACGCCGACGTGGTGCGGACGCTGTTCCTGAACCCCTCGGTCACCGACGAGTACGAGTTCGAGACGACGCTGTCGCCTGACGTCGCGGCCGCTCGCGAGTACGTGGTCGACGAGTGGGGCGTCAGCGAAAGCGAGGTCGAACGCGGCTTCGAGCGGATCGAGGAGTCGACGAGTCAGACGGGACTCGACCGCTGGACCTAG
- a CDS encoding ABC transporter ATP-binding protein has translation MAELTLDHVTKVFVDDDGSDIVAVDDVSADIDDGDFLVLVGPSGCGKSTTLRMVAGLESITDGEIRLGGSLLNDKKPSERDIAMVFQSYALYPHMTVRTNMAFGLQESTDMPDDEIDARVEEAAEMMGIDDLLDRKPRDLSGGQQQRVALGRAIVRDPEVFLMDEPLSNLDAKLRSQMRTELQRIQEDLGTTTIYVTHDQTEAMTMGDQIAVLDDGKLQQVGTPLECYHEPNNRFVAGFIGEPSMNFFEVENADGTLVGEGFEYPLSRETAAAVEGKKDLTLGVRPEDIEVTTDGSGEHDFATTVDVVEPMGDENNVYLTFDGSDSGRTFVVTVDGMRRVEAGQSVVAHVPEDAVHIFDGRTGEALWNRRLDAVETLEPQV, from the coding sequence ATGGCAGAACTCACACTCGACCACGTGACGAAAGTGTTCGTCGACGACGACGGGAGCGACATCGTCGCCGTCGACGACGTGTCCGCCGACATCGACGACGGTGACTTCCTCGTGCTCGTCGGCCCGTCGGGCTGCGGGAAGTCGACGACCCTGCGGATGGTCGCCGGACTCGAATCGATCACCGACGGCGAGATACGCCTCGGCGGCTCCCTGCTGAACGACAAGAAGCCGTCCGAGCGCGACATCGCGATGGTGTTCCAGTCGTACGCCCTGTACCCGCACATGACCGTGCGGACGAACATGGCGTTCGGCCTCCAGGAGTCGACGGACATGCCCGACGACGAGATCGACGCCCGCGTCGAGGAGGCCGCGGAGATGATGGGCATCGACGACCTGCTGGACCGGAAGCCCCGAGACCTCTCGGGCGGCCAGCAACAGCGCGTCGCGCTGGGCCGCGCCATCGTCCGGGACCCCGAAGTGTTCCTCATGGACGAGCCGCTCAGCAACCTGGACGCGAAGCTCCGCTCGCAGATGCGGACGGAGCTCCAGCGCATCCAGGAGGACCTGGGGACGACGACGATCTACGTCACCCACGACCAGACCGAGGCGATGACGATGGGCGACCAGATCGCCGTCCTCGACGACGGGAAGCTCCAGCAGGTCGGCACGCCCCTGGAGTGTTACCACGAGCCGAACAACCGCTTCGTCGCCGGCTTCATCGGCGAGCCGTCGATGAACTTCTTCGAGGTGGAGAACGCCGACGGCACGCTCGTCGGGGAGGGCTTCGAGTACCCGCTGTCCCGCGAGACGGCCGCGGCCGTCGAGGGGAAGAAAGACCTCACGCTCGGGGTCCGCCCGGAGGACATCGAGGTGACGACCGACGGCTCCGGCGAGCACGACTTCGCGACGACCGTCGACGTCGTCGAGCCGATGGGCGACGAGAACAACGTGTACCTCACGTTCGACGGGAGCGACAGCGGCCGGACCTTCGTCGTCACCGTCGACGGGATGCGCCGCGTCGAGGCCGGCCAGTCCGTCGTCGCGCACGTCCCCGAGGACGCGGTCCACATCTTCGACGGCCGCACCGGCGAGGCGCTGTGGAACCGCCGGCTCGACGCCGTCGAGACGCTCGAACCGCAGGTCTAG
- a CDS encoding carbohydrate ABC transporter permease, producing MSGETSTTTDESTGTGSGISGKRVGLYSVLVLLVGFFLVPIETGLVTSLKTSGAVTGTAPYAPPLGDGFTLAKWQTAFDQLASGLFNSVVMAVPATVFSALLGSMAAYGLTQISWKGQIPILALFVAGIFIPYQAVLVPLTQFWSIYFPVDDLFWFVWQSPVVPADYADLLKLVITHIAYGIPICTILFRSFYKSMSVEMIEAARLDGASIRRIYRRIVFPLSTPMFAVVLIYQFTQIWNELLFALILISSGSSEAAPVTLILAGLGEAQQGTDFGLRMAGALLTALPTLVVYVMFGEEFAEGAAT from the coding sequence ATGAGCGGGGAAACATCCACGACGACGGACGAGTCGACCGGAACGGGCAGCGGGATCAGCGGCAAGCGGGTCGGCCTCTACTCGGTGCTCGTCCTGCTGGTCGGCTTCTTCCTCGTCCCCATCGAAACGGGGCTGGTGACGTCGCTCAAGACCTCGGGCGCGGTCACGGGGACCGCGCCGTACGCGCCGCCGCTCGGCGACGGCTTCACCCTCGCCAAGTGGCAGACGGCGTTCGACCAGCTCGCGAGCGGGCTGTTCAACAGCGTCGTGATGGCCGTGCCGGCGACCGTCTTCTCCGCGCTGCTGGGGAGCATGGCCGCCTACGGCCTCACCCAGATCAGCTGGAAGGGGCAGATCCCCATCCTGGCGCTGTTCGTGGCCGGGATCTTCATCCCGTACCAGGCGGTGCTCGTACCGCTGACCCAGTTCTGGTCGATCTACTTCCCGGTCGACGACCTGTTCTGGTTCGTCTGGCAGAGTCCGGTGGTCCCCGCGGACTACGCGGACCTGCTCAAACTGGTCATCACGCACATCGCCTACGGCATCCCGATCTGTACGATCCTGTTCCGGTCGTTCTACAAGTCGATGTCCGTCGAGATGATCGAGGCCGCACGGCTGGACGGCGCGAGCATCCGCCGGATCTACCGGCGGATCGTGTTCCCGCTGTCGACGCCGATGTTCGCGGTCGTGCTCATCTACCAGTTCACCCAGATCTGGAACGAACTGCTGTTCGCGCTGATCCTGATCTCCAGCGGGAGCAGCGAGGCCGCGCCGGTGACGCTCATCCTGGCGGGTCTGGGCGAGGCACAGCAGGGAACCGACTTCGGCCTGCGGATGGCCGGGGCGCTCCTGACGGCGCTCCCGACCCTCGTCGTCTACGTGATGTTCGGCGAGGAGTTCGCGGAGGGAGCGGCGACATGA
- a CDS encoding carbohydrate ABC transporter permease — protein MRHLLTAAKRLLVGKDNDEEVRADGGTVEESSGLRDRLDSDLIESSPFWLPPFLLMGFFVYGAIAWNALISLTDHSGFGPIDYSSLDFEMYTRAFNDSQFIVAARNTVVLIVSFIVVCLVIGLVLAILLDRQIRFKNGFRTIYLLPMSLSFVVTAQFWLWLYNVEDGIVNGILGVVGLGPYSWIGDPQLVLGAVVFALVWQFSGYTMVVYLATLQSIPDEHYEAARVDGASTIKMYWRVIIPQLRNAMVSATVVLMVFALKAFDFLYALVGGYRPPKGADILPTLMVRTAYSRNEFAYGSAIAILLFLLALSIVAPYLYHQHKHGNL, from the coding sequence ATGCGCCATTTATTGACCGCCGCAAAACGGTTACTCGTCGGCAAAGACAACGACGAGGAGGTCCGCGCGGACGGCGGGACGGTCGAGGAGTCCTCGGGGTTGCGCGACAGGCTCGACAGCGACCTCATCGAGTCCAGCCCCTTCTGGCTCCCGCCGTTCCTGCTGATGGGCTTTTTCGTGTACGGCGCGATCGCCTGGAACGCCCTCATCTCGCTGACCGACCACAGCGGGTTCGGGCCGATCGACTACTCGTCGCTCGACTTCGAGATGTACACTCGGGCGTTCAACGACTCCCAGTTCATCGTCGCCGCCCGGAACACGGTCGTGCTCATCGTCTCGTTCATCGTCGTCTGTCTGGTCATCGGGCTCGTGCTGGCGATCCTGCTCGACCGGCAGATCCGGTTCAAAAACGGGTTCCGGACGATCTACCTGCTCCCGATGAGCCTGTCGTTCGTCGTCACGGCCCAGTTCTGGCTGTGGCTCTACAACGTCGAGGACGGGATCGTAAACGGCATTCTCGGCGTGGTCGGCCTCGGCCCGTACAGCTGGATCGGTGACCCGCAACTGGTGCTCGGCGCGGTCGTGTTCGCGCTGGTGTGGCAGTTCAGCGGCTACACGATGGTCGTCTACCTCGCCACGCTCCAGTCGATCCCCGACGAGCACTACGAAGCGGCCCGGGTCGACGGCGCGAGCACGATCAAGATGTACTGGCGGGTCATCATCCCGCAGCTTCGCAACGCGATGGTGAGCGCCACCGTCGTGTTGATGGTGTTCGCGCTCAAGGCGTTCGACTTCCTGTACGCGCTCGTGGGCGGCTACCGGCCGCCGAAGGGGGCCGACATCCTCCCGACCCTGATGGTCAGGACCGCGTACAGCAGAAACGAGTTCGCGTACGGTTCGGCGATCGCGATCCTGCTGTTCCTGCTCGCGCTGAGCATCGTCGCACCGTACCTCTACCACCAGCACAAGCACGGGAACCTATGA